In Brachypodium distachyon strain Bd21 chromosome 2, Brachypodium_distachyon_v3.0, whole genome shotgun sequence, one genomic interval encodes:
- the LOC100843972 gene encoding callose synthase 11 has product MSVLRNRRPSVAGAGSGPVDPPVQASYNIIPIQNVLMHGEHPSLRFPEVRAAVEALAHAADLPPPPFARAWESHRADLFDWLGATFGFQRHNVRNQREHLVLLLANAQLRAGGTLPTDHPADVLHYSVPRAIRKKLLKNYTSWCAYLGQRPHVYVPTAGRRTGAAASVGPDIRRDLMYAALYLLIWGEAANLRFMPECLCYIFHYMALDLSHVIDRSIDVETGRPAIPAVCGEEAFLNSVVTPIYNALKGEVEASRNGTKPHSAWRNYDDVNEYFWSRRVFKRLRWPLDPSRGFFVPPGKPGRVGKTGFVEQRSFWNVYRSFDRLWVMLILFFQAAMIVAWDGRSVPWDSLSYRDIQIRVLSVFITWGGLRFLQALLDAGTQYSLVSRETTFIAVRMVLKAIVAAGWTITFSVLYARMWDQRWRDRRWSFAANTRVLNYLEAAAVFVIPQVLALVLFIIPWIRNFLEKTNWRILYLLTWWFQTRTFVGRGLREGLIDNIKYSIFWICLLLAKFSFSYFLQIKPMVAPTKTIFSLHNISHNWFEFMPHTERLAVIILWIPVILIYLMDIQIWYAIFSSLTGALIGLFSHLGEIRSVEQLRLRFQFFASAMQFNLMPEEHLDKFRGGIRSRLYDAIHRLKLRYGFGRPYRKIEANEVEAKRFALIWNEIIQTFREEDIVSDKEVELLELPPVVWKIRVVRWPCLLLNNELLLALSQATELVADDKTHWNRICNIEYRRCAVIEAYDSIRQLLLEIIEERTVEHIIVNQLFLAFDNAMEYGKFAEEYRLTLLPQIHSSVITLVELLLKENKDQTKIVNTLQTLYVLVVHDFPKNKKDIEQLRLEGLAPSRPTESGLLFEDALKCPSENDVSFYKQVRRLHTILTSRDSMNNVPKNPEARRRITFFSNSLFMNMPRAPPVEKMVAFSVLTPYYNEDVLYSKDQLRRENEDGISILFYLQKIYEDDWANFLERMRREGMVNDDGIWAGKFQELRLWASYRGQTLARTVRGMMYYYSALKMLAFLDKASEIDITEGTKHLATFGSIRHENDVYPRNNGFQQRPQRRLNRGASTVSQLFKGEEDGAALMKYTYVVTCQIYGNQKMAKDQRAEDILTLMKKNVALRVAYVDEVRHEMGDMQYYSVLVKFDQDLQKEVEIYRIRLPGPLKLGEGKPENQNHAIIFTRGDAVQTIDMNQDNYFEEALKMRNLLEQYNYYHGSQKPTLLGVREHVFTGSVSSLAWFMSAQETSFVTLGQRVLANPLKVRMHYGHPDVFDRLWFLTRGGLSKASRVINISEDIFAGFNCTLRGGNVSHHEYIQVGKGRDVGLNQISMFEAKVSSGNGEQTLSRDIYRLGHRVDFFRMLSVFYTTIGFYFNTMLVVLTVYTFAWGRLYLALSGLEAGIQGSANVTNNKALGAVLNQQFVIQLGFFTALPMILENSLERGFLPAVWEFFTMQMNFSSVFYTFSMGTKSHYYGRTILHGGAKYRATGRGFVVQHKSFAENYRLYARSHFIKAIELGIILTVYAFHSVIARNTLVYIIMMLSSWILVVSWIMAPFAFNPSGFDWLKTVYDFDDFMNWIWYPGGIFSKAEHSWEVWWYEEQDHLRTTGLWGKILEILLDLRYFFFQYGVVYQLKIADGSRSIAVYLLSWICVAVIFGVFVLMSYARDKYSAKQHLHYRLVQCAVIILAALVLILFFEFTEFQIIDIFTGLLAFIPTGWGLISIAQVIRPFIESTVVWASVISVARLYEILLGVIVMAPVALLSWLPGFQEMQTRVLFNEGFSRGLQISRILAGKKTNAV; this is encoded by the coding sequence ATGAGCGTCCTCCGCAACCGCCGGCCCTCCGTGGCGGGGGCGGGGTCGGGGCCGGTGGATCCGCCCGTGCAGGCGTCCTACAACATCATCCCGATCCAGAACGTGCTGATGCACGGGGAGCACCCGTCGCTGCGGTTCCCGGAGGTgcgcgcggcggtggaggcgctggcgcacgccgccgacctcccgccgccgccgttcgccCGCGCCTGGGAGTCCCACCGCGCCGACCTCTTCGACTGGCTCGGCGCCACCTTCGGCTTCCAGCGCCACAACGTCCGCAACCAGCGGGAGCAcctcgtgctcctcctcgccaacGCCCAGCTCCGCGCGGGGGGCACCCTGCCCACCGACCACCCCGCCGACGTACTCCACTACTCCGTTCCCCGGGCCATCCGGAAGAAGCTCCTCAAGAACTACACCTCCTGGTGCGCGTACCTCGGCCAGAGGCCGCATGTCTATGtgcccaccgccggccgccggaccGGTGCCGCGGCGAGCGTTGGCCCTGACATCCGCAGGGACCTCATGTACGCGGCTTTGTACCTGCTAATCTGGGGGGAGGCTGCCAATCTGAGGTTCATGCCCGAATGCCTCTGCTACATCTTCCACTACATGGCGCTCGACCTCAGCCATGTCATCGACCGCTCCATTGATGTCGAGACGGGGCGACCTGCAATCCCTGCCGTGTGCGGTGAGGAGGCTTTCCTGAACAGTGTGGTCACGCCAATTTATAATGCGCTCAAGGGCGAGGTTGAGGCCAGCCGGAATGGGACCAAGCCGCACTCAGCTTGGAGAAATTATGACGATGTGAATGAGTACTTCTGGAGCCGGCGAGTCTTCAAGCGGCTCCGGTGGCCACTGGATCCTTCAAGGGGCTTCTTTGTGCCACCAGGGAAGCCTGGCCGTGTTGGCAAGACTGGTTTTGTAGAGCAGCGCTCATTCTGGAATGTGTACCGAAGCTTCGATCGGTTATGGGTGATGCTTATTCTCTTCTTTCAGGCAGCCATGATTGTTGCATGGGATGGCCGTAGTGTTCCATGGGATAGCCTCAGCTACCGTGACATCCAGATCCGTGTGCTGTCAGTGTTCATCACCTGGGGTGGTCTGCGCTTTCTGCAGGCGTTGCTTGACGCTGGCACTCAGTACAGTCTTGTGTCGAGGGAAACTACATTTATTGCTGTCCGGATGGTGCTCAAGGCAATTGTTGCTGCAGGGTGGACTATTACATTTAGCGTGCTTTATGCGCGAATGTGGGATCAGCGGTGGCGAGATCGCAGATGGTCCTTTGCTGCCAATACCAGGGTGTTAAATTACCTTGAGGCAGCAGCTGTGTTTGTCATTCCACAGGTGCTTGCGCTTGTGCTGTTTATCATCCCTTGGATAAGGAATTTTCTGGAGAAAACCAATTGGCGGATTCTATATCTGCTCACCTGGTGGTTCCAGACCCGCACATTTGTAGGACGTGGTCTGAGGGAGGGGCTTATTGATAACATCAAGTATTCAATTTTCTGGATCTGTCTCCTTCTAGCTAAGTTTAGCTTCAGCTACTTCCTCCAGATTAAGCCGATGGTGGCTCCAACAAAGACAATATTCAGCCTCCATAACATCTCTCACAACTGGTTTGAGTTCATGCCTCACACAGAGAGGCTTGCTGTAATCATCCTGTGGATCCCAGTTATCCTCATTTACCTTATGGATATCCAGATATGGTATGCAATCTTCTCATCACTCACGGGGGCACTTATCGGGCTTTTCTCACATTTAGGGGAGATTCGCAGTGTTGAGCAGTTGCGCTTGAGGTTCCAGTTTTTTGCAAGTGCAATGCAGTTCAATTTGATGCCAGAGGAGCACCTCGATAAGTTCCGTGGTGGCATCCGCAGCAGACTGTATGATGCAATTCACCGGCTGAAGCTGAGGTATGGTTTTGGCCGCCCATATAGGAAGATTGAAGCAAATGAGGTGGAAGCAAAGAGGTTTGCACTGATTTGGAATGAGATCATTCAGACATTTAGGGAAGAGGACATCGTTAGCGACAAGGAAGTTGAGCTTCTTGAGCTTCCACCAGTTGTGTGGAAGATTCGCGTGGTACGGTGGCCATGCTTGCTGCTTAATAATGAGCTGCTTCTTGCTCTCAGTCAAGCAACAGAACTGGTGGCTGATGACAAGACACACTGGAACAGGATATGTAACATTGAGTATAGGCGATGTGCTGTGATTGAAGCTTATGACAGCATACGCCAGCTGCTGTTGGAGATTATTGAGGAGAGGACTGTTGAGCACATTATTGTTAATCAGCTTTTCCTTGCATTTGATAATGCGATGGAATATGGGAAATTCGCTGAAGAATACAGGCTAACCTTGTTACCCCAGATTCATTCATCTGTAATCACCTTAGTGGAACTGCTACTGAAGGAAAACAAGGATCAGACCAAGATAGTCAACACGTTGCAAACTCTCTATGTTCTTGTGGTTCATGATTTTccgaagaacaagaaggacATAGAACAGCTGAGGCTAGAGGGGCTAGCACCGTCAAGGCCTACTGAATCTGGGTTGCTCTTTGAGGATGCCCTGAAATGCCCTAGTGAGAACGATGTTAGCTTCTACAAGCAGGTCAGACGCCTCCATACGATTCTCACATCCAGGGATTCTATGAACAATGTTCCAAAGAACCCTGAGGCTCGACGGCGTATAACTTTCTTCAGTAACTCGCTATTCATGAACATGCCTCGTGCTCCCCCAGTGGAGAAGATGGTGGCATTCAGCGTCTTGACTCCATATTACAATGAAGATGTCTTGTACAGCAAGGACCAGCTTCGCCGTGAAAATGAAGATGGCATCTCAATCTTGTTTTATCTTCAGAAGATCTATGAAGATGATTGGGCAAACTTTTTAGAACGTATGAGGAGAGAAGGAATGGTCAATGATGATGGTATTTGGGCTGGAAAATTTCAGGAGCTCCGACTTTGGGCCTCCTATAGGGGGCAGACCTTAGCACGGACTGTTAGGGGAATGATGTACTACTACAGTGCTCTCAAGATGCTTGCTTTTCTTGATAAGGCCTCTGAGATAGACATTACAGAAGGAACAAAACATCTGGCTACCTTTGGTTCAATTAGGCATGAGAATGATGTGTATCCCAGGAATAATGGTTTCCAACAACGTCCTCAGCGGAGGTTAAACAGAGGAGCGAGTACTGTTAGTCAATTGTTTAAAGGCGAGGAAGATGGTGCTGCTCTCATGAAGTACACCTATGTGGTCACATGCCAGATATACGGAAACCAGAAAATGGCGAAAGATCAACGCGCTGAAGATATTCTGACTCTCATGAAGAAAAATGTGGCCCTCCGTGTTGCTTATGTTGATGAGGTCCGTCATGAGATGGGTGATATGCAATATTATTCTGTCCTTGTGAAATTTGACCAGGACTTACAGAAAGAGGTTGAGATATACCGGATTAGGTTGCCAGGTCCTCTGAAACTTGGGGAGGGTAAACCTGAAAACCAGAACCATGCCATCATATTCACTAGAGGCGATGCAGTGCAAACAATCGACATGAACCAGGATAATTATTTTGAGGAGGCTCTCAAGATGCGCAATCTATTAGAACAGTACAACTATTATCACGGGAGCCAAAAACCAACACTGTTGGGAGTTCGAGAACATGTTTTCACTGGATCTGTCTCTTCACTTGCTTGGTTCATGTCTGCACAGGAGACAAGCTTTGTTACCCTTGGGCAGCGGGTTCTAGCTAATCCATTGAAGGTTCGGATGCATTATGGGCATCCTGATGTATTTGATCGCCTGTGGTTTTTGACTCGGGGTGGTTTGAGTAAGGCATCCAgagtaatcaatatcagtgaGGACATATTCGCAGGTTTCAACTGTACTCTACGTGGTGGCAATGTTAGTCACCATGAATACATCCAGGTTGGCAAGGGGCGTGATGTTGGGCTTAATCAAATATCGATGTTTGAAGCAAAGGTTTCCAGTGGCAATGGAGAACAGACCCTGAGTAGGGATATCTACAGACTTGGTCATAGAGTGGATTTCTTTCGGATGCTTTCTGTGTTTTACACCACTATAGGATTTTACTTCAACACAATGCTGGTGGTATTGACAGTCTACACATTTGCTTGGGGACGCCTCTATCTAGCTCTGAGCGGTCTGGAGGCTGGAATACAGGGCAGTGCTAATGTTACTAACAATAAAGCCTTGGGTGCCGTGCTAAATCAGCAGTTTGTCATACAACTCGGATTTTTCACTGCCTTGCCAATGATTCTAGAGAACTCGCTTGAACGAGGTTTTCTACCTGCTGTCTGGGAGTTTTTCACAATGCAAATGAACTTTTCATCTGTCTTTTACACATTTTCCATGGGAACAAAAAGCCATTACTATGGCCGGACAATTCTTCATGGCGGTGCAAAGTATCGTGCAACTGGACGTGGCTTTGTTGTGCAACATAAGAGTTTTGCTGAAAATTACAGGCTGTATGCCAGAAGTCACTTCATAAAGGCGATAGAACTCGGAATAATATTGACCGTGTATGCCTTTCACAGTGTGATTGCCAGGAACACACTTGTTTACATAATCATGATGCTATCTAGCTGGATTCTAGTGGTGTCGTGGATCATGGCTCCATTTGCTTTTAATCCGTCTGGCTTTGATTGGTTGAAGACCGTGTATGACTTTGACGATTTCATGAACTGGATCTGGTATCCTGGTGGTATATTTTCCAAGGCTGAGCACAGCTGGGAAGTGTGGTGGTATGAGGAGCAAGATCATCTACGGACAACTGGCCTTTGGGGAAAGATTTTGGAAATACTCTTAGATCTCAGATACTTCTTTTTTCAGTATGGGGTTGTGTACCAGCTCAAAATCGCAGACGGAAGCAGAAGTATTGCAGTGTATCTGCTTTCCTGGATATGTGTGGCAGTGATTTTCGGTGTTTTTGTCCTAATGTCGTATGCTCGAGACAAGTATTCTGCAAAGCAACATCTTCACTACCGGCTTGTTCAATGTGCTGTCATCATTCTTGCAGCGCTAGTGCTGATATTATTCTTTGAGTTTACTGAATTTCAAATCATTGACATCTTCACTGGCCTTTTGGCATTCATTCCTACTGGTTGGGGCTTGATTTCCATTGCTCAAGTGATCAGGCCATTCATTGAATCTACTGTGGTGTGGGCCAGTGTTATTTCTGTGGCACGTTTGTATGAGATACTGCTTGGGGTGATTGTTATGGCACCAGTTGCATTACTGTCTTGGTTACCAGGATTTCAAGAAATGCAGACAAGAGTACTGTTCAATGAAGGTTTCAGCAGAGGTCTCCAGATATCCCGCATTCTTGCTGGCAAGAAAACGAATGCAGTTTGA